The Oncorhynchus kisutch isolate 150728-3 linkage group LG20, Okis_V2, whole genome shotgun sequence genome has a segment encoding these proteins:
- the LOC109865340 gene encoding LLGL scribble cell polarity complex component 2 isoform X2 yields the protein MKRFRRHGQESHRDRIKQELYGFNKTVEHGFPHQPSALVFSPSLQLLAIGTRSGAIKLYGAPGVEFMGLHDENAAVTQVHFLPQQVDLVTLLDDNSLHMWTLRAHHGVSELLETGRFTLTGPPGAPPSVTRVTAVLTHSSGDMLFLGTEGGHVFVVEVPGFRELEERNISLENVTNSLPEDYGGRRILEHVESLQENPVNPLQVLIGYGRGIMVIWDLERHSAVKHIPATQQLESVWWTEDGGHVLSSHSDGSYCRWMVAGEGTQSEPEKSEVPYGHFPCKAISKIIQLPTEQGPPFLFLSGGMPRASYGDRHCISVIHSKTHVALDFTSRIIDFFVIRDGPDHTGDPSALVVLVEEELVVIDLQTEGWPVIQTPYLVPLHCSAITCSHHVSAIPLKMWERVLSAGALQNTHYSKKPWPITGGQNLSPDAPQRDLLLTGHEDGTVRFWDASGVCLYPMYKLSTAGVFLTDAEPNDNMNQCTEGEWPPFRKVGCFDPYSDDPRLGVQKIHLCKYSGYLTVAGTAGQILVLELNDEAAEQTVEATVADLLQGQESFRWKGHTRLEVREEPVTFPPGFQPFALVQCQPPAVVTALTLHSEWKLVTFGTSHGFGLYDYQQKSNVLVRCTLNPSDQLAMEGPLSRVKSIKKSLRQSFRRIRRSRVSLRKHHVNSAAKVQEANARLEAELAEMELAPVQRKIEARSSDDSFTGLVRTLYFADTFLSDSSHHTPSLWAGTNGGSVFAYQLRLPPVERRSEDPVSAHPAKEIQLMHRAPVVGIVVLDGHGSPLPEPLEVAHDLARSADMQGCHQLLVISEEQFKVFTLPKVSAKMKLKLTAIDGSRVRRVGVAWFGSSRSEDYGESGLTVLTNQGDLHVVSLPGVKLQVQYPCIRREDVSGIASCVFTKHGQGFYLISPSEFERFSLSARCVVEPRSLVEVPSQTPGTTLPRAQPDGPSVAHRNSTRDTDDVAVLQEIQKSLEGYQPTFLENNVKSALAGGKVLTNGD from the exons ATGAAGAGGTTTAGGAGACATGGACAGGAGTCCCACAGAGATCGGATCAAACAGGAGCTCTATGGGTTCAACAAG ACGGTGGAACATGGTTTTCCCCACCAGCCCAGTGCTCTGGTCTTCAGTCCCAGCCTACAGCTCCTGGCCATCGGCACACGCTCCGGCGCCATCAAACT TTATGGGGCTCCAGGTGTAGAGTTCATGGGTCTACATGATGAGAACGCTGCCGTCACACAGGTCCACTTCTTACCACAGCAG GTTGACTTGGTGACTCTGTTAGATGACAACAGTCTCCACATGTGGACCCTCCGAGCTCACCACGGAGTCTCTGAGCTGCTGGAGACAGGACGCTTCACACTCACTGGACCACCGGG TGCTCCTCCCAGTGTGACTCGTGTGACGGCGGTGCTGACCCACTCCTCTGGGGACATGTTGTTTCTGGGAACAGAGGGGGGACACGTGTTCGTAGTGGAGGTACCGGGCTTCAGAGAACTAGAGGAGAGGAACATTAGCCTGGAGAATGTCactaacag TTTACCAGAGGACTATGGAGGTCGTAGGATCTTGGAGCATGTCGAGTCCTTACAGGAGAATCCCGTCAACCCACTCCAGGTTCTGATTGGCTACGGACGGGGCATCATGGTCATCTGGGACCTGGAGCGCCATTCAGCCGTCAAACACATCCCCGCTACTCAG CAACTAGAGAGCGTGTGGTGGACGGAGGACGGTGGCCATGTTCTCAGTTCCCATAGCGACGGGAGCTACTGTCGCTGGATGGTGGCCGGGGAGGGGACACAGAGCGAACCGGAGAAGTCCGAAGTACCGTACG GCCACTTCCCCTGTAAGGCCATCTCTAAAATCATCCAGCTCCCTACAGAACAAGG GCCTCCGTTCCTGTTCCTCAGTGGCGGCATGCCCCGGGCCAGCTACGGAGACAGACACTGTATCAGTGTGATCCACAGTAAAACACACGTGGCTCTGGACTTCACCTCCAGAATCATCGACTTCTTCGTCATCAGAGACGGACCAGACCATACAG gcGACCCCAGTGCGTTGGTGGTCTTAGTAGAAGAGGAGTTGGTAGTGATTGATCTCCAGACTGAAGGGTGGCCGGTCATCCAGACTCCGTACCTGGTGCCTCTCCACTGCTCGGCCATCACCTGCTCCCACCATGTCTCTGCTATACCCCTGAAGATGTGGGAGAGGGTCCTGTCTGCCGGAGCACTGCAGAACACACACTACTCTAAGAAG cCGTGGCCTATAACAGGAGGACAGAACCTGTCTCCTGACGCTCCTCAGCGAGACCTACTTCTCACAGG gcACGAGGACGGCACGGTGCGTTTCTGGGACGCGTCGGGAGTCTGTCTGTACCCCATGTACAAGCTGAGCACGGCAGGGGTGTTCCTCACTGACGCAGAACCCAATGACAACATGAACCAGTGCACAGAGGGAGAGTGGCCACCTTTCAGAAAG gtgggtTGTTTTGACCCGTACAGTGACGACCCTCGTCTGGGCGTTCAGAAGATCCACCTGTGTAAATACAGTGGTTACCTGACTGTAGCTGGCACTGCTGGACAG ATCCTGGTGTTAGAGCTGAACGATGAGGCAGCAGAACAGACTGTGGAGGCCACGGTAGCTGACCTGCTACAGGGACAGGAGAGCTTCCGTTGGAAG GGCCACACGCGTCTGGAGGTGAGGGAGGAGCCGGTGACGTTCCCCCCAGGGTTCCAGCCCTTTGCCCTGGTCCAGTGTCAGCCTCCTGCTGTTGTCACCGCTCTAACCCTGCACTCTGAGTGGAAACTAGTGACCTTCGGGACCAGCCACGGCTTCGGACTCTACGACTACCAGCAGAAAAGCAACGTCCTCGTCAG GTGTACTCTGAACCCCAGTGACCAGCTGGCTATGGAAGGTCCTCTGTCCAGAGTAAAGAGCATTAAGAAGTCTCTCCGCCAGTCCTTCAGGAGGATCAGACGCAGCCGAGTGTCTTTACGCAAACACCACGTCAACAGCGCTGCtaag gtgcaGGAGGCCAATGCTCGTCTGGAGGCTGAGCTAGCAGAGATGGAGTTGGCTCCTGTTCAGAGAAAGATAGAGGCTCGATCCTCAGACGACTCCTTCACCGGCCTCGTTCGCACACTGTACTTCGCTGACACCTTCCTCTCAGaca GCTCCCATCACACGCCCTCTCTCTGGGCAGGGACCAATGGGGGCTCGGTATTTGCCTACCAGCTCCGCCTACCGCCTGTGGAACGCAGATCAGAGGACCCTGTCTCCGCCCACCCTG CTAAGGAGATCCAGCTGATGCACCGTGCTCCAGTAGTGGGCATCGTGGTGTTGGACGGCCACGGTTCCCCTCTGCCTGAGCCCCTGGAGGTGGCCCACGACCTGGCCCGCTCAGCTGACATGCAGGGCTGCCACCAGCTTCTGGTCATATCCGAGGAACAGTTtaag GTGTTCACCCTGCCCAAGGTGAGCGCTAAGATGAAGTTAAAGCTCACCGCCATCGATGGTTCGCGCGTGCGCAGGGTGGGCGTGGCCTGGTTCGGCAGCAGCCGCTCGGAGGACTATGGTGAGAGTGGCCTCACCGTCCTGACCAATCAGGGAGACCTCCACGTGGTGTCGTTGCCGGGGGTGAAATTGCAGGTCCAGTACCCCTGTATCCGCAGAGAGGACGTCAGCGGCATCGCTTCCTGTGTCTTCACCAAACACGGACAGG gtTTCTACCTGATCTCTCCGTCTGAGTTTGAGCGTTTCTCTCTGTCCGCTCGCTGTGTGGTGGAGCCCAGGTCTCTAGTGGAGGTGCCCTCCCAGACACCCGGCACCACCCTGCCTCGGGCGCAGCCTGACGGGCCGTCTGTGGCACACAG AAATTCCACACGGGACACCGATGACGTGG CTGTGCTTCAGGAGATCCAGAAATCTCTAGAAGGATACCAGCC GACGTTCCTGGAGAACAACGTGAAGAGTGCTCTCGCTGGAGGGAAGGTGCTGACCAATGGAG actGA
- the LOC109865340 gene encoding LLGL scribble cell polarity complex component 2 isoform X3, with protein MKRFRRHGQESHRDRIKQELYGFNKTVEHGFPHQPSALVFSPSLQLLAIGTRSGAIKLYGAPGVEFMGLHDENAAVTQVHFLPQQVDLVTLLDDNSLHMWTLRAHHGVSELLETGRFTLTGPPGAPPSVTRVTAVLTHSSGDMLFLGTEGGHVFVVEVPGFRELEERNISLENVTNSLPEDYGGRRILEHVESLQENPVNPLQVLIGYGRGIMVIWDLERHSAVKHIPATQQLESVWWTEDGGHVLSSHSDGSYCRWMVAGEGTQSEPEKSEVPYGHFPCKAISKIIQLPTEQGPPFLFLSGGMPRASYGDRHCISVIHSKTHVALDFTSRIIDFFVIRDGPDHTGDPSALVVLVEEELVVIDLQTEGWPVIQTPYLVPLHCSAITCSHHVSAIPLKMWERVLSAGALQNTHYSKKPWPITGGQNLSPDAPQRDLLLTGHEDGTVRFWDASGVCLYPMYKLSTAGVFLTDAEPNDNMNQCTEGEWPPFRKVGCFDPYSDDPRLGVQKIHLCKYSGYLTVAGTAGQVFDPLATLFLGLFGSLTVTHSVNDPFS; from the exons ATGAAGAGGTTTAGGAGACATGGACAGGAGTCCCACAGAGATCGGATCAAACAGGAGCTCTATGGGTTCAACAAG ACGGTGGAACATGGTTTTCCCCACCAGCCCAGTGCTCTGGTCTTCAGTCCCAGCCTACAGCTCCTGGCCATCGGCACACGCTCCGGCGCCATCAAACT TTATGGGGCTCCAGGTGTAGAGTTCATGGGTCTACATGATGAGAACGCTGCCGTCACACAGGTCCACTTCTTACCACAGCAG GTTGACTTGGTGACTCTGTTAGATGACAACAGTCTCCACATGTGGACCCTCCGAGCTCACCACGGAGTCTCTGAGCTGCTGGAGACAGGACGCTTCACACTCACTGGACCACCGGG TGCTCCTCCCAGTGTGACTCGTGTGACGGCGGTGCTGACCCACTCCTCTGGGGACATGTTGTTTCTGGGAACAGAGGGGGGACACGTGTTCGTAGTGGAGGTACCGGGCTTCAGAGAACTAGAGGAGAGGAACATTAGCCTGGAGAATGTCactaacag TTTACCAGAGGACTATGGAGGTCGTAGGATCTTGGAGCATGTCGAGTCCTTACAGGAGAATCCCGTCAACCCACTCCAGGTTCTGATTGGCTACGGACGGGGCATCATGGTCATCTGGGACCTGGAGCGCCATTCAGCCGTCAAACACATCCCCGCTACTCAG CAACTAGAGAGCGTGTGGTGGACGGAGGACGGTGGCCATGTTCTCAGTTCCCATAGCGACGGGAGCTACTGTCGCTGGATGGTGGCCGGGGAGGGGACACAGAGCGAACCGGAGAAGTCCGAAGTACCGTACG GCCACTTCCCCTGTAAGGCCATCTCTAAAATCATCCAGCTCCCTACAGAACAAGG GCCTCCGTTCCTGTTCCTCAGTGGCGGCATGCCCCGGGCCAGCTACGGAGACAGACACTGTATCAGTGTGATCCACAGTAAAACACACGTGGCTCTGGACTTCACCTCCAGAATCATCGACTTCTTCGTCATCAGAGACGGACCAGACCATACAG gcGACCCCAGTGCGTTGGTGGTCTTAGTAGAAGAGGAGTTGGTAGTGATTGATCTCCAGACTGAAGGGTGGCCGGTCATCCAGACTCCGTACCTGGTGCCTCTCCACTGCTCGGCCATCACCTGCTCCCACCATGTCTCTGCTATACCCCTGAAGATGTGGGAGAGGGTCCTGTCTGCCGGAGCACTGCAGAACACACACTACTCTAAGAAG cCGTGGCCTATAACAGGAGGACAGAACCTGTCTCCTGACGCTCCTCAGCGAGACCTACTTCTCACAGG gcACGAGGACGGCACGGTGCGTTTCTGGGACGCGTCGGGAGTCTGTCTGTACCCCATGTACAAGCTGAGCACGGCAGGGGTGTTCCTCACTGACGCAGAACCCAATGACAACATGAACCAGTGCACAGAGGGAGAGTGGCCACCTTTCAGAAAG gtgggtTGTTTTGACCCGTACAGTGACGACCCTCGTCTGGGCGTTCAGAAGATCCACCTGTGTAAATACAGTGGTTACCTGACTGTAGCTGGCACTGCTGGACAG GTCTTCGATCCCCTCGCCACTCTTTTCCTGGGGCTATTTGGCTCACTGACAGTCACACATTCAGTGAACGACCCATTTTCCTGA
- the LOC109865340 gene encoding LLGL scribble cell polarity complex component 2 isoform X1 has product MKRFRRHGQESHRDRIKQELYGFNKTVEHGFPHQPSALVFSPSLQLLAIGTRSGAIKLYGAPGVEFMGLHDENAAVTQVHFLPQQVDLVTLLDDNSLHMWTLRAHHGVSELLETGRFTLTGPPGAPPSVTRVTAVLTHSSGDMLFLGTEGGHVFVVEVPGFRELEERNISLENVTNSLPEDYGGRRILEHVESLQENPVNPLQVLIGYGRGIMVIWDLERHSAVKHIPATQQLESVWWTEDGGHVLSSHSDGSYCRWMVAGEGTQSEPEKSEVPYGHFPCKAISKIIQLPTEQGPPFLFLSGGMPRASYGDRHCISVIHSKTHVALDFTSRIIDFFVIRDGPDHTGDPSALVVLVEEELVVIDLQTEGWPVIQTPYLVPLHCSAITCSHHVSAIPLKMWERVLSAGALQNTHYSKKPWPITGGQNLSPDAPQRDLLLTGHEDGTVRFWDASGVCLYPMYKLSTAGVFLTDAEPNDNMNQCTEGEWPPFRKVGCFDPYSDDPRLGVQKIHLCKYSGYLTVAGTAGQILVLELNDEAAEQTVEATVADLLQGQESFRWKGHTRLEVREEPVTFPPGFQPFALVQCQPPAVVTALTLHSEWKLVTFGTSHGFGLYDYQQKSNVLVRCTLNPSDQLAMEGPLSRVKSIKKSLRQSFRRIRRSRVSLRKHHVNSAAKVQEANARLEAELAEMELAPVQRKIEARSSDDSFTGLVRTLYFADTFLSDSSHHTPSLWAGTNGGSVFAYQLRLPPVERRSEDPVSAHPAKEIQLMHRAPVVGIVVLDGHGSPLPEPLEVAHDLARSADMQGCHQLLVISEEQFKVFTLPKVSAKMKLKLTAIDGSRVRRVGVAWFGSSRSEDYGESGLTVLTNQGDLHVVSLPGVKLQVQYPCIRREDVSGIASCVFTKHGQGFYLISPSEFERFSLSARCVVEPRSLVEVPSQTPGTTLPRAQPDGPSVAHRNSTRDTDDVESSARRVMEHALLNDETVLQEIQKSLEGYQPTFLENNVKSALAGGKVLTNGD; this is encoded by the exons ATGAAGAGGTTTAGGAGACATGGACAGGAGTCCCACAGAGATCGGATCAAACAGGAGCTCTATGGGTTCAACAAG ACGGTGGAACATGGTTTTCCCCACCAGCCCAGTGCTCTGGTCTTCAGTCCCAGCCTACAGCTCCTGGCCATCGGCACACGCTCCGGCGCCATCAAACT TTATGGGGCTCCAGGTGTAGAGTTCATGGGTCTACATGATGAGAACGCTGCCGTCACACAGGTCCACTTCTTACCACAGCAG GTTGACTTGGTGACTCTGTTAGATGACAACAGTCTCCACATGTGGACCCTCCGAGCTCACCACGGAGTCTCTGAGCTGCTGGAGACAGGACGCTTCACACTCACTGGACCACCGGG TGCTCCTCCCAGTGTGACTCGTGTGACGGCGGTGCTGACCCACTCCTCTGGGGACATGTTGTTTCTGGGAACAGAGGGGGGACACGTGTTCGTAGTGGAGGTACCGGGCTTCAGAGAACTAGAGGAGAGGAACATTAGCCTGGAGAATGTCactaacag TTTACCAGAGGACTATGGAGGTCGTAGGATCTTGGAGCATGTCGAGTCCTTACAGGAGAATCCCGTCAACCCACTCCAGGTTCTGATTGGCTACGGACGGGGCATCATGGTCATCTGGGACCTGGAGCGCCATTCAGCCGTCAAACACATCCCCGCTACTCAG CAACTAGAGAGCGTGTGGTGGACGGAGGACGGTGGCCATGTTCTCAGTTCCCATAGCGACGGGAGCTACTGTCGCTGGATGGTGGCCGGGGAGGGGACACAGAGCGAACCGGAGAAGTCCGAAGTACCGTACG GCCACTTCCCCTGTAAGGCCATCTCTAAAATCATCCAGCTCCCTACAGAACAAGG GCCTCCGTTCCTGTTCCTCAGTGGCGGCATGCCCCGGGCCAGCTACGGAGACAGACACTGTATCAGTGTGATCCACAGTAAAACACACGTGGCTCTGGACTTCACCTCCAGAATCATCGACTTCTTCGTCATCAGAGACGGACCAGACCATACAG gcGACCCCAGTGCGTTGGTGGTCTTAGTAGAAGAGGAGTTGGTAGTGATTGATCTCCAGACTGAAGGGTGGCCGGTCATCCAGACTCCGTACCTGGTGCCTCTCCACTGCTCGGCCATCACCTGCTCCCACCATGTCTCTGCTATACCCCTGAAGATGTGGGAGAGGGTCCTGTCTGCCGGAGCACTGCAGAACACACACTACTCTAAGAAG cCGTGGCCTATAACAGGAGGACAGAACCTGTCTCCTGACGCTCCTCAGCGAGACCTACTTCTCACAGG gcACGAGGACGGCACGGTGCGTTTCTGGGACGCGTCGGGAGTCTGTCTGTACCCCATGTACAAGCTGAGCACGGCAGGGGTGTTCCTCACTGACGCAGAACCCAATGACAACATGAACCAGTGCACAGAGGGAGAGTGGCCACCTTTCAGAAAG gtgggtTGTTTTGACCCGTACAGTGACGACCCTCGTCTGGGCGTTCAGAAGATCCACCTGTGTAAATACAGTGGTTACCTGACTGTAGCTGGCACTGCTGGACAG ATCCTGGTGTTAGAGCTGAACGATGAGGCAGCAGAACAGACTGTGGAGGCCACGGTAGCTGACCTGCTACAGGGACAGGAGAGCTTCCGTTGGAAG GGCCACACGCGTCTGGAGGTGAGGGAGGAGCCGGTGACGTTCCCCCCAGGGTTCCAGCCCTTTGCCCTGGTCCAGTGTCAGCCTCCTGCTGTTGTCACCGCTCTAACCCTGCACTCTGAGTGGAAACTAGTGACCTTCGGGACCAGCCACGGCTTCGGACTCTACGACTACCAGCAGAAAAGCAACGTCCTCGTCAG GTGTACTCTGAACCCCAGTGACCAGCTGGCTATGGAAGGTCCTCTGTCCAGAGTAAAGAGCATTAAGAAGTCTCTCCGCCAGTCCTTCAGGAGGATCAGACGCAGCCGAGTGTCTTTACGCAAACACCACGTCAACAGCGCTGCtaag gtgcaGGAGGCCAATGCTCGTCTGGAGGCTGAGCTAGCAGAGATGGAGTTGGCTCCTGTTCAGAGAAAGATAGAGGCTCGATCCTCAGACGACTCCTTCACCGGCCTCGTTCGCACACTGTACTTCGCTGACACCTTCCTCTCAGaca GCTCCCATCACACGCCCTCTCTCTGGGCAGGGACCAATGGGGGCTCGGTATTTGCCTACCAGCTCCGCCTACCGCCTGTGGAACGCAGATCAGAGGACCCTGTCTCCGCCCACCCTG CTAAGGAGATCCAGCTGATGCACCGTGCTCCAGTAGTGGGCATCGTGGTGTTGGACGGCCACGGTTCCCCTCTGCCTGAGCCCCTGGAGGTGGCCCACGACCTGGCCCGCTCAGCTGACATGCAGGGCTGCCACCAGCTTCTGGTCATATCCGAGGAACAGTTtaag GTGTTCACCCTGCCCAAGGTGAGCGCTAAGATGAAGTTAAAGCTCACCGCCATCGATGGTTCGCGCGTGCGCAGGGTGGGCGTGGCCTGGTTCGGCAGCAGCCGCTCGGAGGACTATGGTGAGAGTGGCCTCACCGTCCTGACCAATCAGGGAGACCTCCACGTGGTGTCGTTGCCGGGGGTGAAATTGCAGGTCCAGTACCCCTGTATCCGCAGAGAGGACGTCAGCGGCATCGCTTCCTGTGTCTTCACCAAACACGGACAGG gtTTCTACCTGATCTCTCCGTCTGAGTTTGAGCGTTTCTCTCTGTCCGCTCGCTGTGTGGTGGAGCCCAGGTCTCTAGTGGAGGTGCCCTCCCAGACACCCGGCACCACCCTGCCTCGGGCGCAGCCTGACGGGCCGTCTGTGGCACACAG AAATTCCACACGGGACACCGATGACGTGG AGAGCTCTGCTAGACGTGTGATGGAGCATGCTTTGCTGAATGACGAGA CTGTGCTTCAGGAGATCCAGAAATCTCTAGAAGGATACCAGCC GACGTTCCTGGAGAACAACGTGAAGAGTGCTCTCGCTGGAGGGAAGGTGCTGACCAATGGAG actGA